One Rossellomorea aquimaris DNA window includes the following coding sequences:
- the essC gene encoding type VII secretion protein EssC: MYALWIFHDHYYQSIMIENEKKKITLGPRLEDTITILSLPSSVKSILVEYSGDAFKLYQDGEEVRVLEPGRKQSLLAGDKEFHMMVTPFPINSQIYYVGHKEEISISTEQSDATIYYKKKDSIQTCYWYKNDDDDWVMDAEEASSLYLNGHLVTGKQKLKVGDILFSPFLTITLLEDDLIEIHSIDEYQTELIESIRPTSEMQKKYPHYRRTPRMIYDLPDEKVQLSFPSQESSDTNRSLWLIILPPLMMLIVMAIVALVIPRGIFIIISMVMFTTTLVTSTVQFFKDKSNRKKSKERRKRIYTHYLESKRKELQELAEKQSDVLQFHFPSFERMKYLTEQLSDRLWERTPESPDFLQFKLGSGKVPASYSISVNSSDMSNREMDELLEESQKLEMVYREIDQLPVTADLHKGAIGLIGKESVYKNEIHQLIGQMAFFHSYHDVRFVYIFHEEEYKDWEWMKWLPHFQLPQSFAKGFIYNEKTRDQILSSIYEVLRERDIEEDSDKVRFSPHYVFIITNHQLISDHVILQYLEGEYSHLGMSVIFAAEAKESLSDNIHTLVRYINDKQGDILIQNKKAVKIPFQMDEYRHEGNEQYARTLKTLNHQIGMTNSIPSSVSFLDMLRVRDVDQLPIQENWLSRESAKSLAVPVGLKGKEDIVELNLHEKAHGPHGLLAGTTGSGKSEFLQTYILSLAVHFHPHEVAFLLIDYKGGGMAQPFKSIPHLLGTITNIEGSKNFSTRALASIKSELKRRQRLFDRYEVNHINDYTRLYKQGKTEEPLPHLFLISDEFAELKSEEPEFIKELVSAARIGRSLGVHLILATQKPGGVIDNQIWSNARFRVALKVQNTEDSREILKNGDAASLTVTGRGYLQVGNNEVYDLFQSAWSGAPYQEESFESEDEVAIVTDLGLIPLSEVSTNPSNQKELISEIDAVVDRIEALREQMNVKKLSSPWLPPLSNRLYRTSFAQREVNKILLSMIDEPEKQSQTPYHYEVIEDGNVGVFGSSGYGKTQTLITLLMGMATQYTPEEIHYYLLDFGNGGLLPLKQLPHTADYFLIDEERKIEKFIGILEDELARRKQLFQKKEVSSIKMYNMISDEKLSLVFVTIDNFDLVKEEMQELETQINQFARDGQSLGVYMYFTATRVNSVRQSLMNNLKTKIVHYLMDSSEAYTMLGRLPFTPEAIPGRAIVKKDTAFFSQVFLPTEGKNDYEQMNLLKEEIQLLKEKYKGLMSPDPVPMLPTELTMVNFTQYTDSGRKEGLLPVGLDEELVKPVYVNFKKTKHCLVLGQAQKGKTNVLKVLANTALLQDSEHIAIFDSIDRGLSNLMKEEKVVYMENKDHIAMWLNRVEEVFSIREEQYNLSIQKGSPLPSFSPVMLIVDGYARFLQNLDPMLQDRIVKCMKNYSHLGFCVIVSGNNSELTKGYDVLTVELKQIRQALVLMKKSEQTLFTLSYDRREPEIQPGFGYYVENGKETKIQIPLMVTERKVHA; this comes from the coding sequence ATGTATGCCCTGTGGATTTTTCACGATCACTACTATCAGTCGATTATGATTGAGAATGAAAAGAAAAAAATCACTTTAGGTCCACGATTAGAAGATACAATCACGATTTTGTCGTTGCCTTCGTCTGTTAAGTCCATTCTAGTAGAGTATTCCGGCGATGCTTTCAAGCTATATCAAGACGGGGAAGAAGTAAGGGTTCTAGAACCAGGCCGCAAACAATCCTTGCTTGCAGGTGATAAGGAATTTCACATGATGGTCACGCCTTTTCCAATAAACTCTCAAATCTATTATGTTGGCCATAAAGAAGAAATCAGTATATCGACTGAACAATCGGATGCTACTATTTATTATAAGAAGAAGGATTCCATTCAAACTTGTTATTGGTATAAAAATGACGATGATGACTGGGTAATGGATGCTGAAGAGGCTTCTTCGCTTTATCTAAACGGACACCTGGTGACAGGGAAACAAAAGCTTAAGGTTGGAGACATTTTATTTTCTCCATTCTTAACTATTACCCTATTAGAAGATGATTTAATCGAGATACATAGTATTGATGAATATCAAACTGAATTAATTGAATCGATACGTCCCACATCAGAAATGCAGAAGAAGTACCCTCATTATCGCCGAACGCCACGAATGATTTATGACCTGCCTGATGAAAAGGTTCAATTGTCATTTCCGAGTCAGGAATCGAGCGATACAAATCGCAGTTTATGGTTGATTATTCTTCCCCCATTGATGATGTTAATCGTCATGGCCATTGTAGCGCTCGTGATTCCACGTGGAATTTTCATTATTATCTCAATGGTGATGTTTACCACCACTTTAGTGACATCCACCGTTCAATTTTTTAAAGATAAGAGCAATAGAAAGAAATCCAAGGAACGAAGGAAGCGTATCTATACTCATTATTTAGAGAGCAAGAGAAAAGAACTTCAGGAGCTTGCAGAAAAACAGTCAGATGTTCTGCAATTTCACTTTCCTTCTTTTGAAAGAATGAAGTATCTTACAGAGCAGCTTTCCGATCGTCTTTGGGAAAGGACTCCTGAAAGTCCGGACTTCCTTCAGTTTAAATTAGGAAGTGGAAAAGTACCTGCAAGCTACAGTATTTCAGTGAATTCCTCCGATATGTCAAACCGTGAAATGGATGAATTATTAGAGGAGTCCCAAAAGTTAGAAATGGTCTATCGTGAGATTGATCAATTACCTGTAACGGCTGACCTTCATAAAGGGGCCATTGGTTTGATCGGTAAGGAATCCGTCTATAAAAATGAGATTCACCAGCTAATCGGGCAAATGGCTTTCTTTCATAGTTACCATGATGTGAGATTCGTCTATATTTTTCATGAGGAAGAGTATAAAGACTGGGAGTGGATGAAGTGGTTGCCACACTTTCAATTACCTCAGTCATTTGCTAAAGGATTCATTTACAACGAGAAAACCAGGGATCAAATCCTTTCTTCCATTTACGAGGTCCTTCGGGAAAGAGATATTGAAGAGGACTCGGATAAAGTTCGTTTTTCACCACATTACGTTTTTATCATCACGAACCATCAGTTAATTTCCGACCATGTGATTCTGCAGTACCTCGAAGGTGAGTATTCTCATTTGGGGATGTCCGTTATTTTCGCTGCAGAAGCGAAAGAGAGCTTGTCTGATAATATTCACACCCTTGTACGTTATATCAATGACAAGCAAGGGGACATACTGATTCAGAATAAAAAGGCGGTTAAGATCCCATTCCAAATGGATGAATATAGGCATGAAGGCAATGAGCAGTATGCAAGAACCTTGAAGACGCTAAATCATCAAATCGGCATGACAAACTCCATCCCTTCAAGTGTTTCCTTTCTGGACATGCTTCGAGTGAGGGATGTTGATCAGCTTCCCATTCAAGAGAACTGGCTATCCAGAGAATCAGCTAAATCGTTAGCTGTTCCCGTTGGTTTGAAAGGAAAGGAAGATATTGTAGAACTTAATTTGCATGAAAAGGCTCATGGACCCCATGGTTTACTGGCAGGAACAACCGGTTCAGGGAAGAGTGAATTTCTACAGACGTACATTCTTTCTTTAGCGGTTCATTTCCATCCTCATGAAGTAGCCTTCTTATTAATTGACTACAAGGGTGGAGGAATGGCTCAGCCATTTAAGAGTATCCCGCATTTATTAGGAACGATAACGAATATTGAAGGAAGCAAGAACTTCAGTACGAGAGCCCTGGCTTCCATTAAGAGTGAGCTGAAGCGTAGACAGCGCTTATTCGATCGTTACGAAGTGAATCATATAAACGATTACACCCGCCTTTACAAGCAAGGCAAAACGGAAGAGCCTCTTCCGCATTTATTCTTAATATCAGATGAATTTGCTGAACTTAAGAGTGAAGAGCCCGAATTCATTAAAGAACTTGTAAGTGCAGCCCGTATCGGTCGTAGCCTGGGAGTTCATCTTATCCTGGCAACTCAGAAGCCTGGAGGCGTCATTGATAATCAGATATGGAGTAATGCCCGTTTCCGTGTCGCTCTGAAAGTTCAGAATACGGAGGATAGTCGTGAAATCCTTAAAAATGGGGATGCAGCCTCGTTGACTGTAACAGGAAGAGGATATTTACAGGTGGGAAATAATGAGGTGTATGACCTGTTTCAATCGGCCTGGAGTGGAGCTCCTTACCAGGAGGAATCCTTTGAATCAGAGGATGAAGTTGCGATTGTCACGGATTTAGGGTTGATTCCTTTATCGGAAGTATCGACTAATCCAAGCAATCAGAAGGAATTGATCAGTGAAATTGACGCGGTTGTCGATCGAATTGAGGCGTTACGGGAACAAATGAATGTGAAGAAGCTTTCAAGTCCATGGCTCCCTCCTCTGTCTAATCGGTTGTACCGTACATCATTTGCCCAGAGAGAGGTGAATAAGATCTTACTTTCTATGATTGATGAACCTGAGAAACAGAGCCAGACCCCGTACCATTATGAGGTGATTGAGGACGGGAATGTCGGCGTCTTTGGTTCTTCAGGATATGGCAAGACCCAGACGCTGATTACCTTATTGATGGGTATGGCCACTCAGTACACACCCGAGGAAATTCATTATTATCTACTCGACTTTGGGAATGGTGGCCTACTGCCTTTAAAGCAGCTGCCACATACTGCAGACTATTTCCTCATCGATGAAGAAAGAAAAATCGAGAAATTCATTGGTATCTTGGAGGATGAATTAGCTCGCAGAAAACAGCTTTTCCAAAAGAAAGAAGTAAGTTCAATAAAGATGTATAACATGATCAGTGATGAAAAACTTTCTCTCGTATTTGTAACCATCGACAATTTTGATCTGGTTAAAGAAGAGATGCAAGAACTTGAAACGCAAATTAATCAATTTGCAAGGGATGGACAGTCATTGGGAGTGTACATGTACTTTACAGCAACTCGAGTTAATTCTGTCCGACAATCTTTAATGAATAACCTAAAAACAAAAATCGTCCACTATTTAATGGATAGCTCAGAGGCATACACAATGCTGGGACGATTGCCTTTTACCCCGGAAGCTATTCCAGGTAGAGCGATTGTTAAGAAAGATACTGCTTTCTTTTCTCAAGTATTCCTTCCAACAGAAGGCAAGAACGATTATGAGCAGATGAACCTTTTAAAAGAGGAAATTCAGTTGTTGAAAGAAAAGTATAAGGGATTAATGTCACCGGACCCGGTGCCTATGCTTCCGACAGAGTTGACGATGGTCAACTTTACCCAGTATACAGATTCAGGCAGGAAAGAAGGACTGCTACCGGTCGGCTTAGACGAAGAATTAGTTAAGCCGGTGTATGTAAACTTCAAGAAGACGAAGCACTGCCTGGTATTGGGACAAGCTCAAAAAGGAAAAACGAACGTCCTGAAGGTTTTAGCCAATACAGCTTTATTGCAGGATAGTGAACATATAGCGATATTCGATTCCATTGACAGGGGATTATCGAATTTGATGAAGGAAGAAAAAGTGGTCTACATGGAGAACAAAGACCATATCGCAATGTGGCTTAACCGGGTGGAAGAAGTGTTTAGTATTAGAGAAGAGCAATATAATTTATCTATTCAAAAGGGGAGTCCCCTTCCATCATTCTCTCCTGTTATGTTAATTGTCGATGGCTATGCAAGGTTTCTACAAAATCTGGATCCAATGCTTCAAGACAGAATCGTTAAATGCATGAAAAATTATAGCCATCTAGGCTTTTGCGTGATTGTTTCCGGAAACAATAGTGAATTAACTAAGGGTTATGATGTTTTAACAGTTGAACTGAAGCAGATTCGACAAGCTCTTGTGCTAATGAAGAAATCTGAACAAACCTTGTTCACGCTCAGCTATGATCGTAGAGAACCAGAAATCCAACCAGGGTTTGGTTATTATGTAGAAAACGGTAAAGAAACAAAAATTCAAATACCACTTATGGTAACGGAAAGGAAAGTACACGCATGA